Proteins from one Fuerstiella sp. genomic window:
- the cmk gene encoding (d)CMP kinase produces MIVAIDGPAGSGKSTVARLLAERLSIRYLDTGAMYRAIAFAVVQSEFDENEVDEVSRIAQSACIEFRHEDIYLNGFCVTEEIRSANVTAVASIVAANPDVRMRLVELQQQIAVAGDLVTEGRDQGTVVFPQADHKFFVTASLLTRARRRHQEMTARGSSLSLQTVKDQLRWRDHRDENRDYAPMKPASDAQVIDTSDMSIGEVVDTLMQRIRPKL; encoded by the coding sequence ATGATTGTTGCCATAGACGGGCCTGCAGGCTCAGGAAAAAGTACAGTCGCCCGATTACTGGCTGAACGTCTGAGTATTCGTTATCTGGATACAGGGGCGATGTATCGTGCCATCGCGTTTGCCGTCGTTCAGTCAGAGTTTGATGAAAATGAAGTCGATGAGGTAAGTCGAATTGCTCAATCTGCCTGCATTGAATTTCGTCACGAAGACATTTACCTCAATGGATTCTGTGTGACCGAGGAAATTCGTAGCGCTAATGTCACGGCCGTGGCGTCAATTGTTGCTGCTAATCCGGACGTTCGAATGCGACTGGTGGAACTGCAGCAGCAGATCGCTGTGGCTGGTGATCTGGTGACCGAAGGCAGAGACCAGGGAACCGTTGTGTTTCCTCAGGCCGATCACAAATTCTTTGTGACTGCCAGTCTTCTGACTCGGGCTCGCCGAAGACATCAGGAGATGACGGCTCGTGGCTCCTCACTGTCACTGCAGACGGTCAAGGATCAACTGCGGTGGCGAGATCATCGCGATGAAAATCGGGATTACGCACCGATGAAACCAGCCAGCGATGCGCAGGTGATTGATACTTCGGACATGTCCATCGGCGAGGTGGTTGATACACTGATGCAGCGCATCCGGCCAAAACTATGA
- a CDS encoding aspartate kinase, which produces MSIVVQKFGGTSVASADRIRRAAERAVSTKRAGHQVVMVVSARGRKTDELVQLAGEITDTPGPREMDMLLATGEQESAALMAMAIHELGEAAISLTGAQIGVLTDESHTRARIVRISTERIKNALNAGQIVIAAGFQGVDSEFNITTLGRGGSDTSATALAAVLNAERCDIYTDVEGVFTTDPRVVADATLIHQVSCDEMLELASMGAGVMHSRSIEFARKYGVPLRVGPSYTDGPGTMITPDPSDSDRVVTGIAFVRNEARVGLTGLPDRPGVMDQIFSRLSSAGIPVDMVIQNVGQARSASLSFTVAEVDLAASVAVAQEAVNEIGAGSVSQFNQLAKVSVVGHGMQTRHGVAAEMFRILADNDINIEMVTTSEIKISVLIDRKVCDAAVNAVHAGFGLNQKIPVSSAVHAVHFDSGKRRAPRDEEIVENLSGMEDIVVSDVVTDTLQARVTVNGLPDDPGTAARVLRAVADGGVLVDMIIQNASDAGNATISITVPAADAERTTSLLKESLRQNNTVKISCEPKVGKLSVAGIGLRSHADVAARVFRILAQEHINVQLVNTSEIKVSILVTPDEARRGSEALRKEFQITG; this is translated from the coding sequence GTGTCGATTGTCGTTCAGAAATTTGGAGGCACCAGCGTAGCCAGTGCTGATCGCATTCGCAGGGCAGCTGAACGTGCCGTTTCTACCAAGCGCGCCGGTCATCAGGTGGTGATGGTAGTGAGTGCTCGCGGTCGCAAGACTGACGAGCTTGTGCAGCTGGCCGGAGAGATCACCGATACGCCCGGTCCTCGTGAGATGGATATGCTGCTGGCGACTGGTGAACAGGAATCGGCGGCTCTGATGGCCATGGCGATTCATGAACTTGGGGAAGCTGCGATCAGTCTGACAGGCGCTCAGATTGGAGTCCTCACAGATGAGTCACATACTCGCGCGCGAATTGTCCGAATCTCAACGGAACGCATCAAGAATGCCCTGAATGCTGGTCAAATTGTGATCGCTGCCGGATTCCAGGGGGTCGATTCAGAATTTAACATCACCACATTGGGGCGTGGCGGGAGCGATACCAGTGCGACTGCACTGGCTGCGGTATTGAATGCCGAACGTTGTGACATCTATACGGATGTGGAAGGAGTGTTTACAACGGACCCGCGTGTCGTTGCGGATGCCACGCTCATTCATCAGGTCTCCTGTGATGAAATGCTGGAACTCGCCAGTATGGGTGCCGGGGTCATGCACTCGCGCTCAATTGAGTTTGCGCGAAAATATGGTGTTCCGCTGCGAGTTGGTCCTTCGTATACCGACGGTCCCGGCACCATGATCACACCGGATCCGTCCGATTCCGATCGCGTGGTCACGGGTATTGCTTTTGTACGCAACGAAGCACGAGTTGGTCTTACCGGGTTACCGGACCGGCCGGGAGTGATGGACCAGATTTTTTCACGACTGTCTTCCGCCGGTATTCCTGTGGACATGGTCATTCAAAATGTAGGACAGGCTCGTTCGGCCAGTCTTTCTTTTACGGTGGCGGAAGTTGACCTGGCAGCGTCCGTTGCAGTAGCTCAGGAAGCTGTCAATGAGATTGGTGCCGGATCTGTATCACAATTCAATCAGCTGGCCAAAGTTTCGGTGGTCGGGCACGGGATGCAGACGCGTCACGGTGTCGCTGCCGAAATGTTTCGGATTCTGGCCGATAACGACATCAATATTGAGATGGTCACAACCAGTGAAATCAAAATTTCGGTGTTGATTGATCGAAAAGTTTGTGATGCGGCGGTCAACGCCGTTCATGCAGGTTTTGGACTGAATCAGAAGATTCCTGTGTCTTCGGCTGTGCATGCCGTTCATTTCGATTCAGGAAAACGAAGAGCTCCGCGCGATGAAGAAATCGTGGAAAATTTGAGCGGTATGGAAGACATCGTTGTCAGCGATGTCGTGACCGACACTCTTCAGGCCCGAGTTACAGTGAACGGACTGCCCGACGACCCCGGCACCGCCGCACGAGTGCTCCGGGCTGTGGCCGACGGAGGCGTTCTTGTCGACATGATTATTCAGAACGCCAGTGATGCCGGGAATGCGACTATTTCCATCACTGTTCCGGCGGCGGATGCGGAGAGGACGACTTCACTGTTGAAGGAGTCACTTCGTCAGAACAATACCGTGAAAATTTCGTGTGAACCTAAGGTCGGTAAGCTGTCTGTTGCCGGTATTGGACTCCGCAGCCATGCAGACGTTGCAGCCAGGGTCTTTCGAATTCTTGCGCAGGAGCACATTAATGTGCAGCTGGTGAATACCAGCGAAATCAAGGTGAGCATTCTGGTAACACCGGATGAGGCCCGGCGCGGAAGTGAAGCACTGCGTAAGGAATTTCAAATCACCGGCTGA
- a CDS encoding carbon storage regulator, with protein sequence MLVLSRKTGESIQISDNVSVTVSHVRAGRVRLSIDAPQTIRIVRKELLADDKETFKEGTVADA encoded by the coding sequence ATGCTGGTGCTAAGTCGTAAGACAGGTGAATCAATTCAGATCTCCGACAATGTTTCTGTAACTGTTTCGCATGTCAGAGCAGGTCGCGTTCGGCTGTCAATCGACGCTCCTCAAACGATCCGAATCGTGCGAAAAGAACTGCTTGCTGATGACAAAGAAACCTTTAAAGAAGGTACAGTCGCTGACGCCTGA
- the pilM gene encoding type IV pilus assembly protein PilM, with product MAASIQNAWGIEIGQAALKAIRLRAEDNGQSVRATAFDYIPHPKILSQPDAVPVELIEQSVATFLERNDLGDDAVGISVPGHTSLAKFIKLPPVEPGKIAEIVQYEARQQIPFTLEEVVWDFQTIGGGVEESGFMLEAEVGLFAMKRELIFESMRPLADKGEEIEVVQIAPLALYNYLSYDVLSYRKNEQTPEPPDAEDYYIVLDMGADNTTLLVSNGRSIWIRNVPIGGNHFTRALTREMKLTFAKAEHLKCNATKSPDPKAAFQAMRPVFNDYVTEIQRSIGYFGSVNRAAKIKKVIGVGNGFKLAGLQKFLQQNLQYEVHRLEHLDGVTGDAVLSDPLFMDNVMSFAVPYGLALQTLNHTRIQTTLLPPEIVTERKIRSKKPWVVVAVAVLLLALGISTAVTASVARSLSPERFETAYKEVADLRNYVNQNRMAYKAQQDAHSALLKEIEIISAPLEKRSLWTELYKAVNECLPRDEDTALDEVNVQLQNKVRIMSVATMLTRDVEEWHKDLSADPNLKEKFRGDDGETAPAGVGYIVTLSGYHFHNDRSLNFREIEDAFLESTLVTNLRKWTIEREGVNVPVGQLGISHPIIIWSETNRTTFDPNEPLQMGRSGGIPGGSFGRNSGRGGRGGYDEDEDEEEEEEEERGGNFGGSIRQPSIGQPNGSLRRTGPLDSLDDKSKPILKLTRTDFQLQFAWLPVSEDKRVELDEDDTTAATPPGVR from the coding sequence ATGGCAGCATCAATACAGAATGCATGGGGAATCGAAATTGGTCAGGCGGCTCTCAAAGCGATCCGACTGAGGGCAGAAGACAATGGCCAGTCGGTTCGTGCGACTGCGTTTGATTATATCCCGCATCCCAAGATCCTCAGTCAGCCGGATGCAGTCCCGGTTGAACTGATTGAGCAGTCGGTCGCGACATTCCTGGAACGAAACGATTTGGGCGACGATGCTGTCGGAATCAGTGTACCCGGTCACACGTCTTTGGCAAAATTCATCAAGTTGCCGCCGGTGGAACCGGGAAAGATTGCCGAAATCGTCCAATACGAAGCCCGGCAGCAGATTCCTTTCACCCTGGAAGAAGTCGTTTGGGACTTTCAGACGATTGGCGGCGGAGTGGAAGAAAGTGGCTTCATGCTGGAAGCAGAAGTCGGTTTGTTTGCAATGAAACGCGAATTGATCTTCGAATCTATGCGCCCGCTGGCAGACAAAGGCGAAGAAATCGAAGTGGTCCAGATTGCTCCGCTGGCTTTGTATAACTATCTGTCGTACGACGTCTTATCGTATCGAAAAAACGAACAAACACCGGAGCCACCGGACGCGGAAGACTATTACATTGTCCTGGATATGGGAGCCGACAACACCACACTGCTGGTGTCAAACGGTCGAAGCATCTGGATCCGCAATGTTCCCATTGGGGGTAACCATTTCACACGTGCGCTTACCCGTGAAATGAAGCTCACATTTGCCAAGGCCGAACATCTCAAATGCAACGCAACCAAGTCGCCGGATCCGAAAGCCGCTTTTCAGGCAATGCGTCCGGTTTTTAACGACTACGTCACTGAGATTCAGCGTTCCATCGGGTACTTCGGCAGCGTCAACCGTGCCGCAAAAATCAAGAAAGTCATTGGGGTTGGCAATGGTTTCAAGCTGGCAGGTCTGCAGAAATTCCTGCAGCAGAATCTGCAGTACGAAGTCCATCGTCTGGAACATCTCGACGGTGTAACGGGTGATGCAGTCCTGAGCGATCCGCTGTTTATGGACAATGTGATGTCGTTCGCAGTGCCATATGGTCTGGCGTTGCAGACACTGAATCATACGCGCATTCAGACGACGTTGCTGCCACCGGAAATTGTCACTGAAAGAAAGATCCGCAGCAAAAAACCGTGGGTCGTTGTCGCCGTGGCCGTGCTGCTGCTGGCGCTGGGGATATCAACAGCAGTGACTGCAAGCGTAGCACGTTCACTCAGTCCGGAACGATTCGAGACAGCGTATAAAGAAGTCGCAGACCTCAGGAACTACGTCAATCAGAACCGAATGGCATACAAAGCCCAGCAGGATGCTCATTCTGCACTGCTGAAGGAAATCGAAATCATTTCAGCACCGCTGGAAAAAAGGTCGCTGTGGACCGAACTCTACAAAGCGGTCAATGAGTGCCTGCCTCGGGATGAAGATACTGCTTTGGATGAGGTAAATGTCCAGCTGCAAAACAAAGTCCGTATTATGTCGGTTGCCACAATGCTTACGCGCGATGTGGAGGAATGGCATAAGGATCTGTCAGCGGACCCCAATCTTAAGGAAAAATTCCGAGGAGATGACGGTGAAACCGCCCCCGCCGGAGTGGGCTACATTGTCACACTCAGCGGCTACCATTTCCACAACGACCGGTCACTCAATTTTCGTGAAATCGAGGATGCGTTTCTGGAATCCACACTGGTAACAAACCTGCGGAAATGGACCATAGAGCGAGAAGGGGTTAACGTCCCGGTAGGCCAACTGGGCATCTCTCATCCGATTATTATCTGGAGTGAAACCAACCGAACAACCTTCGATCCCAATGAGCCGCTCCAAATGGGACGATCAGGAGGAATTCCGGGCGGTTCATTCGGCCGTAACAGCGGTAGAGGCGGTAGAGGCGGTTATGACGAGGACGAGGACGAGGAAGAGGAAGAGGAAGAGGAACGAGGCGGGAATTTTGGCGGATCTATCCGACAACCGTCCATTGGTCAGCCAAATGGATCTCTTCGCAGAACCGGCCCTCTGGATAGCCTTGATGACAAATCAAAGCCAATCCTGAAACTAACCAGAACTGATTTTCAACTGCAGTTCGCCTGGTTACCTGTATCAGAAGATAAACGAGTTGAACTTGATGAGGACGACACAACGGCTGCGACCCCACCAGGAGTCCGGTAA
- the hemW gene encoding radical SAM family heme chaperone HemW, producing the protein MKPVREDESWRHSRSVYELPKTAERPRSVYVHVPFCSHRCGYCDFTLVADRDDLIVDYLNALSNELDQLNEVCAVDSIFVGGGTPTHLAPDQIEQLMGLISAHFELTCDGEYTFEANPDGLSSHQLDVLGSGGVNRLSLGVQSFDTGVLRTLERTHTAQQAQAAVVRAQQIIPNISLDLIFGVPGQSEHVWRQSLATATALPVRHVSTYGLTFEKGTDFYRRRLQEKFSLVSNECERLQYADAMSVLADAGLEQYEISNHAHPDARCRHNEVYWDASEYFAFGPGAARYVNGTRSTNARNVTGWIRSWLRNEPVLQEYERLCAIDRAREAVMLGLRRNQGIPQGQFRNRFGYSVSSLAPEALERHLTAGLLEQVSGINDVDEPDTWLRFTTEGRFVADTVVVDFL; encoded by the coding sequence GTGAAGCCGGTTCGAGAAGACGAATCGTGGAGACACAGTCGGTCGGTTTATGAGTTGCCGAAGACTGCGGAACGTCCAAGGTCGGTGTACGTGCATGTTCCGTTCTGCAGTCATCGTTGTGGTTACTGCGATTTTACACTGGTGGCTGACCGCGATGATTTGATCGTCGATTATCTGAATGCACTGTCGAATGAGCTGGATCAGCTGAACGAAGTCTGTGCTGTTGATTCGATTTTCGTGGGTGGCGGCACTCCGACGCACCTGGCACCGGATCAAATCGAACAGTTGATGGGGCTGATCTCGGCACACTTCGAACTGACTTGTGACGGTGAGTACACATTTGAAGCCAATCCGGACGGTCTGAGCAGCCATCAGCTTGACGTTCTGGGCAGCGGTGGAGTCAATCGTCTCAGCCTGGGGGTTCAGTCGTTTGATACAGGCGTTCTTCGGACTCTGGAGCGAACGCACACTGCACAGCAGGCTCAGGCCGCCGTGGTTCGTGCGCAGCAAATCATTCCAAACATATCCCTCGATCTGATATTCGGCGTGCCTGGTCAAAGTGAGCATGTTTGGCGTCAATCACTTGCCACAGCAACAGCTTTACCGGTGAGACACGTGTCGACTTATGGACTGACGTTTGAGAAAGGAACAGACTTCTACCGTCGTCGTTTACAGGAGAAATTCTCGTTGGTCTCCAATGAATGTGAGCGTCTGCAGTACGCAGACGCGATGTCAGTGCTGGCCGATGCCGGTCTGGAGCAGTATGAAATCTCGAATCACGCACATCCGGACGCCCGCTGTCGGCATAATGAAGTTTACTGGGATGCTTCTGAGTACTTTGCGTTCGGCCCTGGCGCCGCTCGCTATGTCAACGGGACGCGAAGTACCAACGCCCGGAATGTGACCGGGTGGATCAGGAGCTGGCTCAGAAACGAGCCTGTTCTGCAGGAATACGAAAGATTGTGTGCGATTGACCGGGCGCGCGAGGCTGTAATGCTGGGACTGCGACGCAATCAGGGAATCCCTCAGGGTCAATTTCGGAACAGATTTGGCTATAGTGTGAGCAGCTTGGCTCCGGAAGCTCTGGAGCGACACCTGACAGCAGGACTTCTGGAGCAGGTTTCCGGAATAAACGATGTAGACGAACCGGACACCTGGCTGCGGTTCACCACCGAAGGTCGATTTGTTGCGGACACTGTCGTCGTTGATTTTCTTTGA
- the leuB gene encoding 3-isopropylmalate dehydrogenase translates to MDANIVLLPGDGIGPEIVTQARRILDAIGQSFGHQFVMSEHSIGGNAIDEFGDPLPQSSLDACRSSDAILLGAVGGPKWDDPTAKTRPEIGLLRLRQELGLFANLRPIRTFDELLDSSPLKREVIAGTDILFFRELTGGIYFGDSGRRSHESGEAAYNEMVYSTGEVERIVRLAAHAAGERQGKLTSVDKANVLETSRLWRQVAERIVKDEFPDLKYDVVLVDAMAMHLISRPNDFDVVVTGNMFGDILTDEASMLPGSLGLLPSASIGSSGPGLYEPIHGSAPDIAGRNLANPLATLLATAMLFRHSLGLSAEAEAVEAAVDRVLKQGLRTRDIATDNNSIGTTEMGDAVLQALE, encoded by the coding sequence ATGGATGCAAACATTGTGCTCCTGCCCGGAGACGGAATTGGGCCGGAAATCGTTACACAGGCTCGCCGGATTCTGGATGCAATCGGGCAGTCATTTGGACATCAGTTTGTCATGTCTGAACACTCGATCGGTGGCAACGCCATCGATGAGTTTGGCGACCCGCTGCCACAATCTTCGCTTGATGCATGCCGATCCTCCGATGCCATTCTGCTCGGCGCCGTCGGTGGACCGAAATGGGATGACCCAACTGCCAAAACACGGCCGGAAATCGGTCTGCTAAGACTTCGGCAGGAACTGGGACTGTTTGCCAACCTGCGTCCGATCCGTACATTCGACGAACTACTTGATTCCTCGCCCCTTAAACGCGAAGTGATTGCCGGGACCGACATACTGTTTTTCCGGGAACTCACCGGAGGTATCTATTTTGGCGATTCCGGACGCCGATCACATGAAAGTGGCGAAGCTGCCTACAACGAGATGGTCTATTCCACAGGAGAAGTGGAACGCATCGTTCGACTGGCGGCACACGCCGCAGGAGAACGACAAGGCAAACTGACGTCTGTGGACAAGGCCAATGTACTGGAAACATCCCGGCTTTGGCGTCAGGTGGCCGAACGTATTGTCAAAGATGAGTTCCCGGACCTGAAATATGATGTGGTGCTGGTGGATGCCATGGCAATGCATCTGATTTCCCGACCGAATGATTTTGATGTTGTAGTCACTGGCAACATGTTCGGCGACATCCTCACAGATGAAGCGTCAATGTTGCCAGGATCACTGGGACTTCTGCCTTCAGCATCGATTGGAAGCAGCGGTCCAGGACTGTACGAACCAATTCACGGATCCGCTCCGGACATTGCGGGACGGAACCTTGCCAATCCACTGGCAACCTTACTGGCAACGGCCATGCTGTTCCGACACTCGCTGGGCCTCTCCGCCGAAGCGGAGGCCGTCGAAGCAGCCGTTGATCGCGTACTAAAACAGGGACTTCGCACTCGGGATATCGCGACAGATAACAATAGTATCGGTACGACAGAAATGGGCGATGCTGTTTTACAGGCCCTGGAGTGA